The genome window ATATCCGTTACTTTGCCCCCTGCTTCTTCCACCACGATCGCCCCGGCGGCATGATCCCAAATATTTTCTCTATAATTAGGATATTTTGGAGAAGGTAGGCGTAAATAAAGGGCAGCTTCCCCAGAGGAGACGATGCCATATTTGGCTTGGGAGTCCACCCGCACTGATTCGGTGGTAATGCCTACGGATTGGGCGATGGTATTTTGCAGAGATTGGTTTCCATGACTGGCTTCGACACTTTCAACGAAACGAAAACGACTAACGTCTTCTTTGGTGACTACCTGTTGTTTGGTCATTTCACCCCCTGCTATGGGCATTCTATAAGCCCCTTTGCCTCTCTGGGCGATAAATAACCATCCCATATCCCCTTGGCTTAATTGAAGGGCAGGGCAACCCAATAAGCCTAATTTTACCTCTCCTTCCACAATGAGGGCAAGGGCGATCGCATATTGATCTTGACGTAAAAACCCTTTTGTGCCATCAATGGGATCTAGTGTCCAGAAACAATCTCCTACAGTACCATTACCGTAGTCTATCCAGTTCAAAACTTCCTCGGTGGTAGCAGAGGGAATAATATTTTTTACATATCCTGTAATTTTGTTAATGGTATCTTTGGATTCGGATTTTCTTAATTCCGTGGCATCTTCTTCGCCGACGATGGGAATATCGGGAAAAGCCTCTTTCAATGCTTTACAAATCAGGGCTTGAGAGCCAAAATCAGCAACAGTTACGGGGCTTTTATCTTCCTTTTCTATGGCTTTGGGAATATTTTTTCTGACTTCCTCGCACAATGTCGCTGATTGTTGGATAGATGCGATCGCTACTTCTGTAAGTCGATTATAGTTCATTGAATGTAGTAAATTATTAATATGTGCCTAATAATTATTAACTATAATTGTTCAATATAGTAGTCTTAAATCATTTATGACAAAATAAAACCCCTAACTATTCGCAGACGAGCAGTTTAATCCCCTTGCTCAATAATATATTAATGATTAATTATGTATCAATAAATTACCATCAATAGTTTTAGGATAAGAGATTTCAATATTCTGTTAGATATTATTATTGAATTTATTTAGTATTTTATAACCCTGCATAAATAAAAAATTTATTACTTATTTTGAGTATTCTTTTTACAAGAAATACTTATAATTTATTTATCCACAAAAAAAGTATATTTTTTACTGGCAAAGGGTTCTAAAATTATCATCTATATCGACTTCATTCTTGAACAATAAAACTGGGTAAGTAGGTTGGCGAAATTAATCATAGCTCTTATTTTATTAAGACTCTTATGAATAAGGGGTTTAAACCCCTTGCCTAAATCGATTTAATTATGCCTACTTACTTAATATAGTTCTAAAAATCTAAAATCAATGAAAAATATACCTTATCCGATAGATTATTATTTTATTCTTTTAGCTATCAAAATCTTTTTTTAGTTTTATGTATTTCTTTTGGTCATTAATTTTATCGTTAGTCGTTATTAATTTCTTTTTAACTTACTTTTTAGTAAAACAAAAAAGAGAAGGTACAACCCTAAAACATAAACTAGATTTAAAATCCTATGAAGTTTTATCTTTTCAGGAGAAAAATAATTTACTAGATAAAAAATATCAATATCAACAAATAGTTGTCAAAGAGTCAAAAAATCTTGCCCTCATCAAAAGTCCTTATTATTATGGTCATCTAATCAAAGTTATTAATGATGTCCTAAATATTTCCCATAGTTATTATTTCAAATATAATCCGAAAGATAATGTATTCAAATTAAAGCATCTCACGGGTTGGAGTCAAAAAAAATATAAAAATTTGACGGTAAATAATAATGATAATGAGTTGGCTTATCTATGGCAATCTGATTGTAATTATTTGTTTATTGATAATCTAAAAAAAGACAATAAATTTAAATTAAGTTTTCCTTTAGAACAAGACCATTTAGTATCGGGAATTATCTTTTCTGTAGCTCATCCCGATAACCAAGAAAGAATTGGTATATTAGGATTTTATAGTCCAAGACAAGATTCGTTTAATGAAGATGAAATAGATTTAATTCAAAATTTAATCATTCTTCTACAGCAAAATATTAGCTTTCTTAGTGAAAATAAAACTTTATATTTATTAGAGCAAGGAATTAATTTTAACTCCCATGGTATCGTTATTATGGATGCTCAAAAAATAGACTATCCTATTGTTTATGTTAATGATTGTTTTTTGAAGTTAACTGGCTATAGTCAAAGTGCTATTTTAGGTAAAAATTATCTTTCTTTTTTTAATCAAAAATTTCAACAATATGGTTTACAAAATTTACAAAATGCGATCGCCCTTGCACAAGAAACAAGAATTATTGTTGAAAAAAACCGTAAAAATGACGGAAATTATTGGGGTGAAATTAATTTACATCCTATTTATAATCAAGGAATTTTAACTAATTTTATTATCATTGAAAAAGATGTTACTGACCAATATCATGATCAAATATCTTTTAACATTGAAACAGGACACTCTAATTTATTTGAAGAAAAACTACAAAAAATTAATACTATTAGTTATGATTTAAACCAAGATCTTAGTTACAATTTAAGGGAATGTTTAATCAATGCTTGTGATATATTGGGAATGCAAATAGGCGTAGTAATGGAAGTATCAGAATATAGATCTTTTATTACTAGTCAATATTTTTCTTTTTCAGATACTTTATTTTTTGACCAAGATAATTCCTTGATTAATATTCTTTCCCGAGAAATATGTTATGCCAGAGATACTATTTATAATGGTTTATCAATTCATTTTAATTCCCTTACAGAAAACAATTTTATTAACAATTTTACTGTCACTAATTATTTAGCTACTCCTATTTGGATTAATGGCGTAATATATGGCACAATACATCTTTTTGATACAGAAAATAATGTACATTATTTGAGAGAACAAAAGTATCTATTAGAGGCGATCGCCCATAACATTGGAAAAGTAATTATTGCCGAAGAAAAAGAGCTAGAAAAAGAACATATTAGAATAGCCTTAGAAGAAAGTCAAGAAAGATTAAAAGGGGTATTATTTTCCCTAGAAGACGTAATTTGGTCTATACATCCTAAGACATTACAGCTAATTTATATTAACACCGCCGCCACTATTTTATATGAGTGTGAATTGTCATTATTTTTTCAAAAAAGATGTTTTTGGTTAGACTTAGTACACCCCGAAGATAAAGAAAGAGTCAAAGATTATTATAGTAAAATTTTGAATATTGCCATCCTAGATAATGATGCTAATAGCCATGATATAGAATATCGCATTATTTCTTATAATGGAGAGGAAAAATATGTAAGAGATAGAGCCTATTTAGTTTTTGATAATCAAAATAATCTTATTAGAATTGACGGCATAATAACTGATATAACCAAAAAATATTTAACTCAAAAAGCCCTTAAAAAAAGTCAGCAAGAATTGCAACTAATCTTTGAATTAGCACCTATTGGTATGATGATTACCAATAAAAAAGGTATCATTCAAAAAACTAATAATTCTCTATGTAAACTACTTAATTATTCCGCCTTAGAATTAATTGATAAAGACGAAAAAATACTTCATCATCCCGATGATGTTTCTACAAATTATTTTTTTCTACAAAATATTCTCAAAAATAATCAAAAACAATACACCCAAGAAAGAAGATATATCAGTAAAAACGGTACTGTAATTCATAGTATTGTTGACACTACTATTTTACGCAACAGTCATGGAGAGATTTTACAATTAATTCAACAAATTGTTGATATTTCCGAAATTAAAAATATGCAGGAACAAATCTTGCATAATAGTATGTATGATGACCTAACAGGATTGGCAAATCGTTTTCTATTGATGGATAGATTAGCTCAAACTCTCAAAAGGTGCCATCGTAATCCGAGCGAATTATGTGCCATACTATTGGTGGATATTGATAATTTTAAAAAAGTAAATGATACCATAGGACATCATATTGGGGATCAACTTTTAGCAACTATCGGCAGTAAAATCGCATCCTCCGTCACCGAAAAAGATACCGTTGCCCGAATTAGTGGTGATGAGTTTGCCATTCTTTTAGAAGACTTAGACTCACCTAATCAAGCACAGAAAATAGCAGAAAATATCATCAATATTTGTAATACCAATTATCATTTA of Cyanobacterium sp. HL-69 contains these proteins:
- the cysQ gene encoding 3'(2'), 5'-bisphosphate nucleotidase CysQ, whose protein sequence is MNYNRLTEVAIASIQQSATLCEEVRKNIPKAIEKEDKSPVTVADFGSQALICKALKEAFPDIPIVGEEDATELRKSESKDTINKITGYVKNIIPSATTEEVLNWIDYGNGTVGDCFWTLDPIDGTKGFLRQDQYAIALALIVEGEVKLGLLGCPALQLSQGDMGWLFIAQRGKGAYRMPIAGGEMTKQQVVTKEDVSRFRFVESVEASHGNQSLQNTIAQSVGITTESVRVDSQAKYGIVSSGEAALYLRLPSPKYPNYRENIWDHAAGAIVVEEAGGKVTDMYGKPLDFATASKMNDNRGVVVTNGEIHDTVIQAISQENN
- a CDS encoding diguanylate cyclase/phosphodiesterase with PAS/PAC sensor(s); this translates as MYFFWSLILSLVVINFFLTYFLVKQKREGTTLKHKLDLKSYEVLSFQEKNNLLDKKYQYQQIVVKESKNLALIKSPYYYGHLIKVINDVLNISHSYYFKYNPKDNVFKLKHLTGWSQKKYKNLTVNNNDNELAYLWQSDCNYLFIDNLKKDNKFKLSFPLEQDHLVSGIIFSVAHPDNQERIGILGFYSPRQDSFNEDEIDLIQNLIILLQQNISFLSENKTLYLLEQGINFNSHGIVIMDAQKIDYPIVYVNDCFLKLTGYSQSAILGKNYLSFFNQKFQQYGLQNLQNAIALAQETRIIVEKNRKNDGNYWGEINLHPIYNQGILTNFIIIEKDVTDQYHDQISFNIETGHSNLFEEKLQKINTISYDLNQDLSYNLRECLINACDILGMQIGVVMEVSEYRSFITSQYFSFSDTLFFDQDNSLINILSREICYARDTIYNGLSIHFNSLTENNFINNFTVTNYLATPIWINGVIYGTIHLFDTENNVHYLREQKYLLEAIAHNIGKVIIAEEKELEKEHIRIALEESQERLKGVLFSLEDVIWSIHPKTLQLIYINTAATILYECELSLFFQKRCFWLDLVHPEDKERVKDYYSKILNIAILDNDANSHDIEYRIISYNGEEKYVRDRAYLVFDNQNNLIRIDGIITDITKKYLTQKALKKSQQELQLIFELAPIGMMITNKKGIIQKTNNSLCKLLNYSALELIDKDEKILHHPDDVSTNYFFLQNILKNNQKQYTQERRYISKNGTVIHSIVDTTILRNSHGEILQLIQQIVDISEIKNMQEQILHNSMYDDLTGLANRFLLMDRLAQTLKRCHRNPSELCAILLVDIDNFKKVNDTIGHHIGDQLLATIGSKIASSVTEKDTVARISGDEFAILLEDLDSPNQAQKIAENIINICNTNYHLENNYIASSVSIGITLSSIGYKHAEEMIRDADLTMHEAKTMGKNCYQLFKPIMHTELVQKLKLESYLRQALENDELELFYQPIIDLKTDKIAGFEALIRWFNPELGFISPVTFIPIAEENGLIVSLGDWIFCTAARQAKVWQNKYPHLNLSIAINVSSKQLLESDFLAKIDRFLTEIEVNPNRLKLEITESVLMDNFHTAKYILDNIQARNLKISLDDFGTGYSSLSYLHTLPFNTLKIDRAFIESINVTTPRNAIVEAIISLAHNLSLDVVAEGIELPIQEEILKEIGCDYGQGYYYSKPMGASLADAFIGKWNQ